The Methylobacterium durans nucleotide sequence GGCCCCGAGGGCCTGCCGCCCGGCGAGCGGGCGGCCTTCCGCCGCCTCGTCGCGGCCCATGCCCGCGCCATCGCGGCCTTCCCGTCCCTGCATTCCTCGGCCAACAACCACCGCATCGCGGAAGGGCTCGGCCTCCTCGTCGCGGGCCTCGTCATGGCGGGTCCGGAGGCGGAAGGATGGGAAGGGGAGGGCCGCGCGATCCTGGAAGGAGAGGCCGAGCGCCAGATCCTGGCCGACGGCGTCGGTGCCGAGCAGTCACTGTCCTACCAAGCCTGGACCATGGAGATGCTGGGCCTCGGCGTTGTCCTGGCGCGCGAGGCCGGGCGGCCGCTCGGCCCCGCCGTCAGCGGGCGCCTCGCCCGCGGGGCCGGCTTCCTGCGGGCGATGCTCGACGGGACCGGCCGCTGCCCCGCCATCGGTGACGACGACGAGGGCCGGATCCTGAGCGACGGGCTCGGGCCCGAGCCGCGCTACGTGGCCTCGGTCACCGCCGCGATCGCCGGCCTCGTGAACCGGCCGGACCTCGCCCCGCCGGCCCGGGACCCGCACCTGCGCGACGCGATCTTCGCTGCCCCCGCCGAGCCGCGCCCGGTCGAGGCGGGTCGCCGGACCTTCCGGGATGGCGGCTACACGATCTGGCACGGGCGCGTCTCGGGCCGGGCCGTGCATCTCGTCTTCGACCATGGGCCGATCGGCTATCTCGGCCTCGCGGCGCACGGCCACGCCGACGCGCTCGCGGTCTGGCTGTCGGTCGAGGGACGGCCGGTGCTGATCGATGCCGGCACCTACCTCTACCATGCCGGCGCCCGCCGCCGGGTCGCGATGCGCGAGAGCCTCGCCCACAACACCCTGAGCGTCGCCGGCGCCTCGCACAGCCTCGCCTCCGCCGGATTCCACTGGGCGAGCCGGGCCGATGCCCGCCTCGTCGCGGAGACGGACGAGGCCGTCACCGGGGCGCACGAGGGCTATCGCCGCCGCTTCGGCGTCACGCATCGCCGCCGCGTCGGCCGCACGCCGGACGGGTTCGTGCTGGCCGACGCCCTTTCGGGGGGCGAGCGCGCCCACGCCGTCGAGATCCGCTTCCTGATCCATCCCGGCCTCGCGGTCCGCGCAACGGACGAGGGCGTCGCGATCGGCGACGCCTCGGGCCTCCTGTGCCGTTTCGTGGCACCGTCCGGCTTTGAGACGCGTCTCGTGCCCGCCGGGCGAGCGGATCGCGATGGCGGGGCGGTCTACGCCCCCCGCTTCGGACACCTCGCCGCGGCCCACGAGCTCGTCCTGTGCGGTACACTCGGCGGGAGCGAGGCCGAGACGCGCATCAGCATTGGTTCGGTCGCCTGAGCGCATCGGCGGATCCATCGCGCGGTCGGGAAACATGATGAACAATGTTCGACCGTGTTCCTGTGGACAGCGTGCGGCAATTCATCGGCGGGAAACCGGATGAGCCTTAACCCTGTCCGCGCTTAGACACGGACATTTGCCGCCGCACCTCTGTTCGATGGTCCCTCCCTTGCAAATCTCTCTGTCAGCAGCGCGGGCTTGCCCGGTCCGTCCCGAGCCGGGACAGATCGCGGCGTGGCAACAGCCCTGCGCAGCGAGGGCGCGATGGTTCGACTGGAGAGATTCGCGGTGAACGACCCGCACTTCGCCTTTCAGCCCGTATCCACACCCGCGGCCGTGATCGACTTCCGGGGCATCCTCACGACGTTCCGGCGCCGCTGGCGCTGGATCGCGGGGTCCGTCGCGGCCCTGACCTTCGTGGCTCTCGGCGCGGCGCTGACCATGCCGGCCCGCTACGACGCCACGGCCAAGATCCTGCTCGACCCGCGCAACCTCCAGGTCTTCCAGAACGACATCAACCCGACCGCCGGCAACGGCGAGGAGGCGACCCTCATCAGCGAGAGCCAGCTTCAGGTCGTCCGTTCCACCAGCGTGCTGACGAGCGTCGTCCAGTCCGAGCACCTCGCGACCGACCCGGAGTTCGGGGCGCCGCGCCCCGGTCTGCTCGCCGCCTTCAAGACCTCGCTGCTCGGGCCGCCCCAGACGGACAAGGCGACGGAGCCGGAGACGCCCGAGGCGCGGGCGCTGCGGGCGCTCGACCGGGCGGTGGCGGTCCGGCGGCCCGACAAGACATTCGTGATCGAGATCGGCCTCTCGACGGAATCGGCCGAGAAATCGGCCCGCATCGCCAACGCCGTCGGGGACGCCTTCCTGAAGGAACTCGCCCGCGTGCGCACCGACGAGGTCGAGCGGGCGAGCGGCGCGCTGGAAGCGCGCCTCGGCGAGCTGCGCGAGCGGCTCCAGACGAGCGAGGCCGCGGTCGAGCGCTACCGGCGCAGCCACGATCTCGTCGGCGCCTCGGGGCGCCTCGTCGGCGAGCAGCAGCTCACCGACCTGACGAACCAGCTCGCCCGCTCGCGGACCCGGACCGCCGAGACGGCCGCGCGCGTCGAGCAGATCCAGAAGGTGCGCCGCTCGGGCGACCTGCAGGATTCCACCTCCGAGGCGGTCCAGTCCCCGGCGGTGACGGCGCTCCGCGCGACGCTCGCCGAGGCGAAGCGCGCCGAGGCCGACGCGGCGCTCGTCTATGGTCCCCGCCACCCGGCCAATGCCGGCATGGCGCAGCGGGTGCGCGCGGCCCGGCAGCAGCTCGACGACGAGCTCGGCCGCATTGCCCGCACGGCGACCACCGAGTACGAGCGCGCCCGCTCGGCGGAAGCGAATCTCGACCAGCGCATCGCCGCCCTCAAAAAGGACGCCGCGAAGGCGAACGAGGCGCAGGTGCAATTGCGCGAGCTGGAGCGCGAGGCCGCCTCGAACCGGGGCGTTTACGAGGCGTTCCTGAACCGCGCCAAGGACTTGCAGCAGCGCTACTACCTCGACACCACGAACGCGCGCACGATCAAGCTCGCGACCGCCCCCGTCGCGAAGGCCGGCATCTCGAAGCTCGCCATCATCGCGGGCGGCCTCGTCGTCGGGCTCCTGCTCGGCCTCGCACTCGCCCTGCTGCGCGAGCAGTTCGATACGCCCGTCCAGCAGAATGCCGCGCTCGGGGTCTGGCGCGAGCCGGAGCCGCGCTACCTGCCGTCCTCGCGGGCGCGGTGGTGAGGCGGGCGGACCGCCTCAATCCCGCTTGAGCCAGAACGCCTCGCCGAGCACGGCGGCCTCCGTGAAGGCGAGGTCGCCGAGATGCGGCGCCTGCGGCCCCTTGGCGTGTTTCGGCATCCGCCCGGGCAGATAGGGACCGACGAGACCGGCCACGGGAGCGGGGGCGTCCACCATCGCGAGCAGCAGTCCCCGGCGCAGGAGAAACCAGCCGAGCGCGCGGCCGAAGCGGGCGAGGTCGCCCTCCGCCGAGCAGTAGAGCAGGTAGGCGACGGTGATCCGGTGCCCGGCAATGCGGCGGCGCTGGAAGACGAAGGCGTGCGCCCGCCCGCCCGCGACGCACCAGACGGTCAGGCAGCCCATCCGCGCGTGCGCGCGCATCACCGCGCGATCCGCGGCGTCGGCCTCGACATCCGCCGGGGGCTCGCCCGCGACGAGGCGCATGCCGGGCTCGGAGCCCCGCGTCAGCAGCGGCACGGCCACCTGCAAGCCCGCCACGTAGCGCCGGAAGCCCTGCGCCTCGATCGTCGTGCGGGTCGTGGGAGCGGGCGAGATGTTGATGTAGGTGACGGCCTTGTCCCGCGTCGCCGAGGCGACGAGGAGCGAGGCGTATCCGCGGAACCGGTCGTCGACGAACCAACTCGACAGGTTGCAGCGCGTCGGACGGCCGGGGACGATCCCGAACACCATCAGGAGCACGCCGACGAGCTCGCCGCCGGCGTCGAGGACGAGGCCCGCATGCGGTGCGCCGGTCTCGACGGCGTGGGCGAGGAGGCGCCCGAGGGCGTCGTCCCATTCCGCCACGCTGCGCGCGGGAAAGCCGCGGGCGAGGAGCGCGGCGAGCGCCGGCCGGTCGTCCGCGACGATGCGGCGGCAGCGCAGCCGGGCCGCGCTCTGGGGAATCGCGCTCGACATGGGCTCCGGGTCCGTCGCGGGGCGGGTGCCGGCCGTCAGGCGGCGCGGCTGAGGAGCGGCAGGAGCGCGCCGCGCAGCGCCTCCATCTGCGCCTCGGTCTCGGCCCGGGCGCGACTGGCATCGGGCGCGAGGAGGGCGCGCAGCCGCGCGATCTCGGTCTCCAGGCGCTCGTTCTCGCCCACCATGAGGGCGAGCTTCTCCTCGGCGAGGCGGGCGCGGGCCAGGGCCTCGTTGCGCTCCTGCTCGCGCACCTGAACCCGGTCGCGCCAGAGACGCGTCGCGACGCTCTCGGTTTCCTCGTTCATGCCACGCTCCGGACGCCGACGAATCGAGCCCCGACCATCGCACGGCAGGGTTCACGAAACGTAAGAGGCCGGCCTCGCGCGTGGCGGGGCCGGCCTCGGTTTCGCGGATCCCGACCGCGCTCCGACGAGGCGGGGCGGGCGGTCCGATGTCGAGACCTGCCCCGCGTTTTGGGCGGGGCAGGCTTAGGCTCAGGCTTTGTGTCAGGCGTGCGCGAGGGCGGGGGCCTGGGCGACGACGCCGTTTGCGGCGTGGTGGCGCTTGAGCATGGGGCGCAGAACCGCGACGGCGAGGGCTGCGGCGATCAGGTCCATGGTGGCGACCGTGTAGAGCACCGTCGACCAGGTGCCGGTGGCCTGCATGATCAGGTTGCCCACCGGCACGAACAGGGCGGCAAAGCCCTTGGCGCAGTAGAGCACGCCGTAGATCTTGCCGATGTGCTTGGAGCCGAAGGTGTCGGCCGCGGTGGCGGAGAACAGCGAGTAGACCTCGCCCCAGGCCAGGAACACGATGCCCGACAGGATCACGAAGGCCCACGGGTTCGAGCCGAAATAGCCCAGCGCCACGATGCCGATGCCCTCCATGGCGAAGGCGATGAACATCGTCTTCTCGCGCCCGATCCGGTCCGAGACCCAGCCGAACAGGGGCCGCGAGATGCCGTTCATGATGCGGTCGAGCATCAGCGCGAAGGGCAGGGCCGCCATCGCGAAGAAGTACAGGTTCACCTGGAAGTTCTTCACGCCGAGATCCTGGGCGATCACGCCGAGCTGGGCCACGGCCATCAGGCCGCCGGTCACCGTGCAGGTGAACATCAGGAGCATGACGTAGAAGACCGGGGTGCGCAGGGCCTCACCGAGGGTGTAGTCGCGGCGCGACTGCAGGACCTTGGTGGAGAACTTGACCTCGTCCTTGGCCGGGGCGCGCATGAAGGCGGCGGCCAGCATGATGATGGCACCCTGGATCAGGCCGAAGGTGAAGAAGGCCTGGGCGTAGCTGCCGGCGTCGATCATCTTGGCGATGGGCAGGATGGTGAGCGCCGAGCCGGCGCCGTAGCCGCCGGCGGTGAGGCCGACCGCGAGGCCGCGCTTGTCGGGGAACCACTTGAGGGCGTTGTTGACGCAGGTGGCGTAGACGCAGCCGACGCCGATGCCGCCGACGACCGCCCCGGCGTAGAAGCCGGTCAGCGAGGTGGCGTAGGAGTTGATGACCCAGGCCAGGCCGGTCATCAGGCCGCCGAACATGACGACCCGGCTGGGGCCGTACTTGTCGATGAAGTAGCCCTCGATCGGGGTGAGCCAGGTCTGGACGATGACGAAGATGGTGAAGGCGACCTGGATGGCGGCGCGGTCCCAGCCGAAGGTCTTCTGGATCTCGGGAACGAACAGGGTCCAGGCGTACTGAATGTTGGCGGCCGCCACCATGCAGGCCACACCCAATACTATCTGAAGCCAGCGGTTGGGGGCAGGCTTCGCCCCCTCACTGGCAGTGGCGTATGATGTCATGCGTCGTCTCCTCTACCGACTGCACAGCCCGCCGACACCAGTCTCGATTCATCGCTTGGACTGGGCGCACGTGCGCCGTGGCGCCGCAACCGCCCACTTCGTTTCCCGAGTGCGCTGATCACAACGGTGTATACATTATTATTCTAGATCAAGCTTTGGCAATCGCAATGTTCTGTGATGGCAGGAAAATTTTATGGGATTAAACATGCCCGATAGACGTGCAGGCATTTACCCGCGGAGAGCGAGGTGGGCATCGGCCGTCTGAACTTGATCTATACTTGATTGCGGCGCGCCGGACGCGCCGATGCGCCCTCGACTCTCTCGCCAAGTCCTCAACGGCCTTCGCACGCGTGATCCATGTCGGGCTATGCCGCGCCGTTCGCCGTGGGCTTACGCGAAGGCGCCCGCATCCGAATCGCGCGGACCGCATTGTCAGGCGTGACGGTGCGGGAGGGCGACGACCCGGCGATGGCGATATATTTCACGAGCGACACGCATTTTGGCGACCCCCGCATCCTCCGGCTCGATCGCCGCCCGTTTCCGGACCTCGCGAGCCACGACGCGGCCCTGATCACCAACTGGAACGCGGTCGTCTCGGCCGACGACACGGTCTGGCACCTCGGCGATTTCGCGCTCGGCCCCTCCGACGTGCGGGTCGCCGAGATCCTCGGCGGCCTCGCGGGCATCAAGCACCTGATCCGCGGCAACAACGATGGGCCGGGCACCCTGGCAGCCCCCGGATGGGCCTCGGTCGCGCATTACGCGGAGGTCACGGTGGAGGAGCGCCGCCTCGTCCTCTGCCACTACGCATTCCGCACGTGGAACGGGATCGGGCGGGGTGCACTCAACCTGCACGGGCATAGCCACGGGCAGCTTCGGCCGATGCCGAAGCAGTACGACGTGGGCGTGGACGCGCAAGGGTTCGCCCCCGTGACACTCCCCGCGATCCTGGCCTCGCGGCGGCGTTCGAAGAGCGCGCCGGACGCGGAACCTTCGCCGCAGCGTCGCCGTTTGAGCACCTGAACGGGCGATGACCGAGCGAAGCTGAACTTCCGATCGAGCACGCGAGCCGTGCTCCCGTCACAACCCACGGTGTCCCAATGCGTAACCTGACTCTCTCCGCGCTGGCCGGATCGATCCTGCTTGCCTTTTGCGTGCCGGCGGCCGCGCTTCCGCGCTGTCTCGAGGCGCAACGGAAAGTGGACGAGGCGAACGCCCTGCGTTTCCAGGCGCGCCAGGAGGCCCGCCTCGGCGACCGCGGCCGCGTCTGCGACACCCTCGACGAGGTGGGCGACCGCTACAACGACGCCCGCGACGCGTTCGAGGATTGCGGCGCGGGCGTCGTCGCCATCGATCTGCGCAGCGAGTTGCGCGCGCTGCGCGTCGCCAAGCGCGTCAACCGCTGCGACTGAGCTTGTGCGGGCACGCAAACCCTTTCGAACGCCTGAACGGCAACGTCACTCCAGCCACTGCGCCTGAGTCGCGCGAGGAAGAAGACCATGAACACCGAGACCTCCACCCGCTCCGACGCCTTCCCCGCCACCGGCCCCTCCTTCGCGGCGGCCCTCTGCGGCTTCCTCAGCACCACGGTCGCGACCACGATGGTGATGTTCCTGCTCAGCAGCGTCTGACGGCAGCAGGGTCCGACGGCGCCGGGTCCCCGCGCCCGCATCCGGCGCGGCTGGGACTGGACCGGCATCCGCTCTCGGGGCGCCACGTTCCTCAGGGCGCCACGTTCCAGAATCGCCGCTTCGACAGAAGCATCTCGGGATCTCCCACCTTCGGCGGCGCCGTTCCGGCCTGGGGCCGGCACGGCACCTCCGCCCGGGTCATCGCCGCCGGCGTGAGCGCCGTGCTCGCCGGGGGCCGCAGGCCGAGGCGGGTCTGGACCTCCGGGTGACGGGCGGCGGCGATGGTGGCGATGCAGGCGATGAGCGCGCCCGCGACGGTCCCCAAGAGAAAGTTCATCATCCCGACGGATTCTCGCGCCTGTTTCCCGCCGCTCCGGCGAGCCGCCCTCGGGCGACGTGCTTGCCCCGCATCCGGGCGTCAATGGGGCGGGCGCCGCGCACACCTTGTCTTAAGCTCGGCATGCGACACCGTCAGCCTGCCGCCGCGCGGGTCGCGGCCCGGACAGGGGGACGCCATCCGATGATGCATGCCGCCAACGCCTACGCCAAGACCGCCCGCAGCGTGCTCTCCCCGCGCGAGGCGGAGGCCGCCGTCCTGATCAAGGCGGCCAACCGCCTGCAGAACGTGCGCGCGGGCTGGCCCGAGCAGGAAGCGCAGCTCAACGACGCGCTGACGTTCAACCGCAAGGTCTGGACCGTGATCGCGGGCGACGCCACGGAGCCCTCGAACCCGCTCCCGGAGGCCGTGAAGCAGAATGTCGGCAAGCTCGCCGTCTTCGTCTTCCGCTCCACCCTCGACATGATGATCACGCCGAAGGCCGAGACCCTCGACGCCCTCATCTCGATCAACCACAACATCGCCGCGGGCTTGCAGGGCGATTCCGGCAACTGAGCCTCGTCGGCTCAGGCGGGAGCCCTTCGTCAGGCGGTGACCGGCGCGTCCGCCTCTGCGAGCGCCAGGAGGCGGGCCTCGTGCGCCACGAGGTCGCGCGCGGCCTTCAACGCCCGGTAATGGTCGCCCGCCACCAGCTTCTCGTAGATCGCGGCGATGAAGGGCTTGCTGCTCGGCGCCGCCCGCATTACGGCGTTGGCGAGGTCCATGAACTGCGTCTCGGCGTCGAACGGATCGTCGAGGAGATAGGCCCGCTGCAGGGCGACGCAGATCTGCTTGGCCGGGGTGTCGGCCTCCGATTCGCGCACGATCTCCGATTCGCGCAGGACCTTGTGCCCCGTCTCGACGAGGAAGGCCGAGCGTCGCGGCCCGTTCCGGATCGCGCAATCGCCGATGATGACCCGCTCTCCGGGCTTGAGCTCGATCCGCAGCGGCATCCTGGCCTCCCGTTCCGATCGCGCGGGCGCCGGCGCGCCCGTTCCCGAACGACCTTCGCGGGCAACGGTTAACCAAACGGAAACGGCGGGGCCAGGGCCCCGCCGTTTCCGGTCCGTCACGGAGGCTGCGTACGCTTCAGCGCAGGAGCTGGAGGACGCCCTGGTTGGCTTGGTTGGCCAGACCCAGCGTCTGCTGGGCGATCGACTGGCGGGTCTGCAGCGCCGTGTAGTTCGCCGCCTCGAAGTTCAGGTCGGCGTTCGTCAGGTTGTCCGCACCGGTGGTCAGCACGTTGGCGATCTGCTTGGTGAAATCCTGGCGGGTCTGCACGGTCGAGAGGCTGGAGCCGAAGGTCGAGGCCAGCGAGCGCAGCGAGGTCAGCGCGTTCGTCAGCGTGTCCTTGGCGGTGGTGAGCGCGGTGTCGTCCTGGATGTTGAACGAGCCGGCCGGTCCGCCCGTGCCGTTGAACGCCTGTGTGATGCCGAGCGACGCGGAGCTCAGCGTCGTGCCCTGCACGTCGAGCTTGGTCTGGTTGCTGCCGGTCTTCTCGTTGAAGACAATGGTCAGGAGATCGCCGCCGAGGAGGTTCTTGCCGTTGTAGCCGGAATCGCGGGCGAGCTGGTCGAGCTGCGTGGTCAGGTCGTTGAACTGCTTGACCAGGTTCGAGCGCACCGTCGAGTTGCCCGACGAGGTGACGCCGGTCGTGTAGTCCGTCGCCGCAAGGCCGAGCTTGGCGTTCAGTGTGCCCGACTGCGAGTCGGTCGTGGCCGCCGCGGCGGTCGCGCCCGAGCCGAAGCCGATCTTGAGCGTGTTCGAGCCCGTGCCCGTGACCGTCAGCTTGCCGCTGTCGTCCACGCTCGCGGTCGCGATGCCCGAGGCGTTGATGCCGTTGACGAGGTCCTGCACCGTCTGCGTGCCGGTGAAGGTGGCCGTGTACGTGGTCGAGCCGGCGTTGATGGTGAAGGCCAGCGCCGTGTTGGTCGAGGTGTCGATGCCGATGTCGCCGGAGGCCGAGGCGGTCGCCGCGTCCGCGGTGGTGTCGGCGCCGCCGAGCTTCTTGGCCAGCGTCGTGTCCTTCAGGCCCTTGCCGGTGGCGGTGGCCTCGGCCGCGACGGACAGGGCCGTGCCGGTCTTGGTGGGACGGTTGGCGGCGGCGTCGTTCTGGGCCTGCGTGATGGTCGACTGGAGCGACTGCACGAGCTTGGTGATGCCGTCGATGCCCTTGGAGGCGGCCTGGATGGTCTGGATGCCGTTCGAGATGCCGTCGAGCAGGCCCGAGAGGGCGTTCGAGCGGTCGTTCAGCGAGGCCGCGGTGAAGAAGTTGATCGGGTTGTCGAGGGCGCTCGCGACCTTCTTGCCGGTCGAGAGGTGGTTCTGCGTCGTCGCCTGAAGCGAGGCCGTGTCCTGAAGGGACAGAAGGCTCGAACGGATCGAGGAACTTAAGGTAATGTCGTTCGCCATCTCGGGCCTCCAAACCGCCAGCGCGAGGACGACGGATCGTTAACTCCGCGCCCGCTTGGATCACATGATCGGGAAGATCACGCGGAGGTGGTTAAGGCCCGGTTATTGTTGGCGCCTCGCGAATAACCAAAACAGAAAAAAGGCCGGGACTTTCGTCCCGGCCTCTCGATGTTCGGCAGTCCGAAAGCTCAGCGCAGGAGCTGGAGGACGCCCTGGTTGGCCTGGTTGGCCAGACCCAGCGTCTGCTGGGCGATCGACTGGCGGGTCTGCAGCGCCGTGTAGTTCGCCGCCTCGAAGTTCAGGTCGGCGTTCGTCAGGTTGTCCGCACCGGTGGTCAGCACGTTGGAGAGCTGCTTGGTGAAGTCCTGGCGGGTCTGCACGGTCGAGAGGCTGGAGCCGAAGGTCGAGGCCAGCGAGCGCAGCGAGGTCAGCGCGTTCGTCAGCGTGTCCTTGGCCGTCGAGAGCGCGGTGTCGTCCTGGATGTTGAACGAGCCGGCCGGTCCGCCCGTGCCGTTGGCAGCCTGCCCGATGCCGAGCGACGCGGAGCTCAGGGTGGTGCCCTGGACGCTCAGCGACGATTGCGCGCTTCCGGTCTTCTCGTTGAACACCACGGACAGCGTATCGCCGCCGAGGAGGTTCTTGCCGTTGTAGCCGGAATCGCGGGCGAGCTGGTCGAGCTGCGTGGTCAGGTCGTTGAACTGCTTGACCAGGTTCGAGCGCACCGTCGAGTTGCCCGACGAGGTGACGCCGGTCGTGTAGTCCGTCGCCGCAAGGCCGAGCTTGGCGTTCAGTGTGCCCGACTGCGAGTCGGTCGTGGCCGCCGCGGCGGTCGCGCCCGAGCCGAAGCCGATCTTGAGCGTGTTCGAGCCCGTGCCCGTGACCGTCAGCTTGCCGCTGTCGTCCACGCTCGCGGTCGCGATGCCCGAGGCGTTGATGCCGTTGACGAGGTCCTGCACCGTCTGCGTGCCGGTGAAGGTGGCCGTGTACGTGGTCGAGCCGGCGTTGATGGTGAAGGCCAGCGCCGTGTTGGTCGAGGTGTCGATGCCGATGTCGCCGGAGGCCGAGGCGGTCGCCGCGTCCGCGGTGGTGTCGGCGCCGCCGAGCTTCTTGGCCAGCGTCGTGTCCTTCAGGCCCTTGCCGGTGGCGGTGGCCTCGGCCGCGACGGACAGGGCCGTGCCGGTCTTGGTGGGACGGTTAGCGGCGGCGTCGTTCTGGGCCTGCGTGATGGTCGACTGGAGCGACTGCACGAGCTTGGTGATGCCGTCGATGCCCTTGGAGGCGGCCTGGATGGTCTGGACGCCGTTCGAGATGCCGTCGAGCAGGCCCGAGAGGGCGTTCGAGCGGTCGTTCAGCGAGGCCGCGGTGAAGAAGTTGATCGGGTTGTCGAGGGCGCTCGCGACCTTCTTGCCGGTCGAGAGGTGGTTCTGCGTCGTCGCCTGAAGCGAGGCCGTGTCCTGAAGGGACAGAAGGCTCGAACGAACCGACGAGTTGAGAGAGATACCAGCGGCCATGATTGATGCTTCCTGTGCGGTTCTGTTCTCCTTCATGGAGAACATCGTCTTTGTGGACCGGGGCCTCTTGCGGCCGCGTTAAGTGAGACAGTTAAATTTGTACGATCATCGACTTTTCTCCGATCGCGGTCGGGATCAGGCCCGGCGCTCGACCGCGGCTCCGGGCTTCTGCACCGTCGCCTCGCTCGCCTCGCGGGCGTAGACGCGGGCGCGCAGCACCACCTCGTCCGGAATCTGGATGACGATGTCGCCGCTCGCCGGATCGACCACCTGATAGACCAGCGTCTGGCTCTCGGCGTCGCGGGTGTAGGCGCCACGGCCCGCGCCCTGCTGCGCGGCCTCGGATCCGGCGCGCGCCTCGGCGGCCTCGCCGATCGAGAGCGAGACGGCGGGTGCGAGCGGCGTCTGCGGCTCAGCGCGCGCGTCCGGCCGCGGCGGCGTCGCCGTCACGGGCGTCGCCGCGGCGACCGGCGGAGATGTTGCGACGGCTCTGATGTCCATGGCCCTGCTCCCATCTGGACGCAAACGAGCCCCATCAAGTCGCGAACACCGTTAGCGCGCTGTAAAATTCGGCCGCTCCGCTCCGCCGAACTCGAAAAAGAGTAAAAGAATGCTGAACGCAAACGGCGAAAAAAAGAAAATATGCGGCAGGTCGAAGGATAGATATTCAACTTTTGGCAACAGGCAATCCGGATTCGCCGGAGATCGATGATCCCATTTGGTTCATTTGCGTGGTCGGCTCGCCAGCACCAAGCAATGATCGCGATCAACGTTTCCTGCGTCGCCGGATGATCGCTCGGGATGCGCGCTCATCTCTTCGGTCGAGCCGAAGATTCGGGCCGATGCAGGCAATGCGCGCCGGATTCGGCCCGGCACATCTTCTGATTTCAATTTCGCGGATACTCGCGCCGCCAGCGAAAGGCGGCGCCGGAACGGAAACGGCCGGCCCGGGGCCCGAGGGCTCCCGGCCGGCCGCTGGCCGATGTCATCGATCGTCGGAGGCGACTATTCGGCGGCGTCGACGTAGAGTTTGCCGCCCTCCGCCAGGAATTCCTCCGACTTCGCCCGCATTCCGGCCTCCCGCTCGGCGCTCGACATCACCGGGGCCGTGTGGATGACCTCGCCGGCCTCCTCCATGGCCAGAACCTCGGCGCGAAGATCTTGCGTGATCTTCATCGAGCAGAATTTCGGCCCGCACATCGAGCAGAAATGCGCGACCTTGTGGGCATCCTTCGGCAGGGTCTCGTCGTGGTAGCTGCGCGCCGTATCCGGATCGAGGGACAGGTTGAACTGGTCCTCCCAGCGGAAGTCGAACCGCGCCCGGGAGAGGGCGTCGTCCCGCACCTGCGCGGCCGGGTGTCCCTTGGCGAGATCGGCGGCGTGGGCCGCGATCTTGTAGGTGATGACGCCAACCTTGACGTCGTCCCGGTTCGGCAGCCCGAGATGCTCCTTCGGCGTCACGTAGCAAAGCATTGCCGTGCCGAACCAGCCGATCATCGCAGCACCGATGCCCGACGTGATGTGATCGTAGCCCGGCGCGATGTCCGTCGTCAGCGGACCCAAAGTATAGAAAGGCGCCTCGCCGCATTCGCGCAGCTGTTTGTCCATGTTGACCTTGATCTTGTGCATCGGCACATGGCCGGGGCCCTCGATCATGACTTGGCAGCCCTTGTCCCAGGCGATCTTCGTCAGCTCGCCGAGCGTCTCGAGTTCCGCGAACTGCGCCGCGTCGTTCGCGTCCGCGATCGAGCCCGGCCGCAATCCGTCGCCCAGCGAGAACGAGACGTCGTAGGCCCGCATGATGTCGCAGATCTCGTCGAAACGCTCGTAGAGGAACGATTCCCGGTGCCCGGCCAAGCACCAGCGCGCCATGATCGAGCCGCCGCGGGAGACGATGCCGGTGACCCGCCGGG carries:
- a CDS encoding flagellar biosynthesis repressor FlbT, whose translation is MPLRIELKPGERVIIGDCAIRNGPRRSAFLVETGHKVLRESEIVRESEADTPAKQICVALQRAYLLDDPFDAETQFMDLANAVMRAAPSSKPFIAAIYEKLVAGDHYRALKAARDLVAHEARLLALAEADAPVTA
- a CDS encoding flagellin — its product is MANDITLSSSIRSSLLSLQDTASLQATTQNHLSTGKKVASALDNPINFFTAASLNDRSNALSGLLDGISNGIQTIQAASKGIDGITKLVQSLQSTITQAQNDAAANRPTKTGTALSVAAEATATGKGLKDTTLAKKLGGADTTADAATASASGDIGIDTSTNTALAFTINAGSTTYTATFTGTQTVQDLVNGINASGIATASVDDSGKLTVTGTGSNTLKIGFGSGATAAAATTDSQSGTLNAKLGLAATDYTTGVTSSGNSTVRSNLVKQFNDLTTQLDQLARDSGYNGKNLLGGDLLTIVFNEKTGSNQTKLDVQGTTLSSASLGITQAFNGTGGPAGSFNIQDDTALTTAKDTLTNALTSLRSLASTFGSSLSTVQTRQDFTKQIANVLTTGADNLTNADLNFEAANYTALQTRQSIAQQTLGLANQANQGVLQLLR
- a CDS encoding flagellin — translated: MAAGISLNSSVRSSLLSLQDTASLQATTQNHLSTGKKVASALDNPINFFTAASLNDRSNALSGLLDGISNGVQTIQAASKGIDGITKLVQSLQSTITQAQNDAAANRPTKTGTALSVAAEATATGKGLKDTTLAKKLGGADTTADAATASASGDIGIDTSTNTALAFTINAGSTTYTATFTGTQTVQDLVNGINASGIATASVDDSGKLTVTGTGSNTLKIGFGSGATAAAATTDSQSGTLNAKLGLAATDYTTGVTSSGNSTVRSNLVKQFNDLTTQLDQLARDSGYNGKNLLGGDTLSVVFNEKTGSAQSSLSVQGTTLSSASLGIGQAANGTGGPAGSFNIQDDTALSTAKDTLTNALTSLRSLASTFGSSLSTVQTRQDFTKQLSNVLTTGADNLTNADLNFEAANYTALQTRQSIAQQTLGLANQANQGVLQLLR
- the flaF gene encoding flagellar biosynthesis regulator FlaF, encoding MMHAANAYAKTARSVLSPREAEAAVLIKAANRLQNVRAGWPEQEAQLNDALTFNRKVWTVIAGDATEPSNPLPEAVKQNVGKLAVFVFRSTLDMMITPKAETLDALISINHNIAAGLQGDSGN